The Esox lucius isolate fEsoLuc1 chromosome 5, fEsoLuc1.pri, whole genome shotgun sequence genome includes a region encoding these proteins:
- the urb2 gene encoding unhealthy ribosome biogenesis protein 2 homolog isoform X1, with protein MAAIYSGIHLKLKSPKTSWVDKLKLARFAWISTQCLLPNKEQVLFDWTTHALTGFYSKKVELPQEVVEGLWTYLDDILHSKKLHSVFIQGKTVSLRLAVAQLIIERIHEFASGTSTASFSTLLSCCQGILSSPVLSVTFTTKYELLVDLLAKLCALACSKLSQPQSTDPLTPQVFEVLLLTLSSYVTVQRQQANSQRVFSQVTTHLLQYLLFLRHSLTTRAWIAEDDPRVRQHLSRDIRSKVDIILQSALFSSDHLQSYKEELLSKDEPGKKKGLSGKGLPSPVNSILTKLCAQGYCDNALHYAVKSSSLSLLFKFALDAYCKGENKVLCFHLLTQLITALDFTDEVNLKDTFDGENWSLALLALENLLNLCLTGDIYNVAADRIKHGEVQLTFYRKVVRLLFDNSQTSISAWYRCLKALLSLNHLIIEPDLDELLSAGWIDSECTDHRVRKAREALISSVLQVYAKLRQLPRLFEELLAVICRPAADELRLPVLPEAVHMTLSACLLDNPASQSLEICSLILQNISHILPDLDGNVDMSLKLFSLSVLLHSVLFSLKTLDSRTPIPVVRQTQALMEKMLHVVTPVLQLAQGQAPDNPGCHRVQDAGLLLKYTWVEVDTLFQIHCTKYTSGMVPASTNILDDIRCLLSGVIAKDGDQVSTIGHEYCSPMTHYLQKLLILQQMRKVLLSNELLAQTSVADVLGEAAQFIVGREGLPLYQQSDQQWDRQVSSVDARTYSVAHWYLVTTNLPLITPYLTERDVCHIADLLLNSILQKTPDDTKERLSVSLISKHLLESLILVELPVVYSAVVRCVTQRIVGILSSSRDTASVCLVLKKLSEVSRLTADDKRSAAPWSDGDDSEAPSALKRLESIAEALLSSSMTEASITLSEIQTDDLLSLLKVTSSLNPDGMSSEDFSGLFLLLFLMVTDMQLHNDVKPEVTIQLLNQLFSLMGSLLAGNNSHHILKVVHGSSVLEGALTAMFSHSKKGLFKTVNSSHWLIFLKTFQDFIKSLISLIIYRKSSVCLNLEKFTTYLVNSEVTIMALSAVQGNTETASLFSIQLLLASMNMLCQAMSSGLGKSKKLDETLSQLLGRTTAVMGPAIQASLRAQLGSLLGQAFTVDVVTVMVRSELACAYPQNEPGLPQASLRHMVLYRTFSQQILRELCPSQRPMDFLLSSLHFLSVYYSAAKMTKSSDLEELFVAILQNVHKLLAAPWLSVLEMRVLEDPVKELLDQLLVHSTPEQFHLLLLLLREGLDTSKFRSGRYREVLSTVTIAKLLSGCLLPEACSKLFWLIAPEIISALVFLVKDSGKETALTAALTVPVLHTLTALLRQGEGRISNPHHVTMVLGALQFVPLEHLNLEVYHNTFEAVHEALFAVIQCHPQVMLKAAPSFLNCFYRLVVSIMHEGRQKSETDKAPETDSEVLLKCARLVERMYSHIATTAEGFTVLSSFMVAQYVSELQKVTLQPDIKSHLTEGIYGILDLCVEQDVKFLHTTLQMGVKEVFNELYGSYTHYHKTQRQGEEKYTV; from the exons ATGGCTGCTATATACTCGGGTATTCACTTGAAACTCAAAAGCCCCAAGACCTCCTGGGTGGACAAACTTAAGCTTGCACGTTTTGCATGGATTTCAACACAGTGCTTACTACCTAACAAGGAACAG GTACTCTTTGATTGGACAACTCATGCACTGACAGGCTTTTATAGTAAGAAAGTGGAGTTGCCCCAAGAAGTTGTGGAAGGTTTGTGGACTTACCTTGATGATATTTTGCACAGCAAAAAACTACACAGTGTGTTTATCCAAGGAAAAACTGTCAGCCTTCGTTTGGCAGTTGCGCAA CTTATAATTGAAAGGATTCATGAATTTGCCTCCGGGACCTCCACAGCATCTTTCTCTACCTTGCTGAGTTGCTGTCAAGGCATCCTGTCCTCCCCAGTCCTCTCAGTCACATTCACCACTAAGTACGAGCTGCTGGTGGATCTGCTGGCCAAGCTATGTGCCCTGGCATGCTCCAAGCTCAGTCAGCCACAAAGCACAGACCCCTTGACACCCCAGGTCTTTGAGGTCCTCCTCCTTACCCTGAGCAGTTATGTCACAGTACAGAGGCAGCAGGCCAATTCCCAACGTGTGTTTTCCCAAGTCACCACTCACCTCCTCCAGTATCTCCTCTTTCTGAGACACTCACTGACCACCAGGGCATGGATCGCTGAGGATGACCCCCGTGTCCGCCAACACCTGAGCAGGGACATTCGTAGTAAAGTTGACATCATCTTGCAGTCAGCTCTGTTCTCATCAGATCACCTCCAGTCCTATAAGGAGGAGCTCCTCTCCAAGGATGAACCGGGGAAAAAGAAAGGGCTGTCAGGAAAAGGCCTCCCTTCTCCAGTCAACTCGATACTCACAAAGCTCTGTGCACAAGGGTATTGTGACAATGCTCTCCACTATGCAGTCAAGTCAAGCTCCCTCTCGCTGCTCTTCAAGTTTGCTTTGGACGCCTACTGTAAAGGAGAAAATAAAGTGCTCTGCTTTCACCTGTTGACACAGTTAATAACTGCCTTagatttcacagatgaggttaATCTCAAAGACACGTTTGATGGTGAAAACTGGAGCTTAGCTCTGCTGGCTTTGGAGAACCTCTTGAATTTATGCTTGACGGGAGACATTTACAATGTGGCGGCCGACAGAATAAAGCATGGGGAGGTTCAGTTGACTTTCTACAGGAAGGTGGTGCGGCTGTTGTTTGACAATAGCCAAACCAGCATATCCGCATGGTACCGGTGTCTAAAAGCTTTGCTCAGTCTGAACCATCTGATCATTGAGCCAGACCTGGACGAGCTGCTGTCAGCAGGGTGGATCGACTCTGAGTGCACAGACCATCGTGTAAGAAAGGCACGTGAGGCCCTCatctcctctgttctccaggTTTACGCCAAGCTGAGACAGCTCCCCAGGCTCTTCGAGGAACTCCTGGCTGTCATTTGCCGCCCAGCAGCGGATGAGCTCCGACTGCCCGTACTTCCAGAGGCGGTGCACATGACGCTCAGTGCATGCCTGCTAGACAACCCTGCCAGCCAGAGTCTGGAAATATGCAGCCTCATTTTACAGAACATAAGCCATATACTCCCGGATCTGGATGGGAATGTGGACATGTCCCTGAAGCTGTTCTCTTTAAGTGTGCTCTTACACTCTGTGTTGTTCAGCCTGAAGACTTTGGACAGCAGAACGCCGATACCTGTTGTGAGACAAACCCAGGCTTTGATGGAAAAGATGCTGCACGTTGTGACGCCAGTGCTGCAGCTGGCTCAAGGTCAGGCCCCAGACAACCCCGGGTGTCATAGAGTCCAAGATGCAGGCCTCCTGCTGAAGTACACTTGGGTGGAGGTGGACACCCTCTTTCAGATTCACTGTACTAAATACACATCTGGAATGGTCCCGGCTAGCACCAACATACTAGATGACATACGCTGTCTCCTTTCTGGGGTGATAGCGAAAGATGGAGATCAGGTTTCTACTATTGGCCACGAGTACTGTAGCCCCATGACCCACTATCTGCAAAAACTGCTTATTCTCCAACAAATGAGGAAAGTTCTCCTAAGCAATGAGCTCTTGGCACAGACTAGCGTTGCAGATGTCCTCGGGGAAGCAGCCCAGTTCATTGTGGGGAGGGAAGGGCTTCCACTGTACCAACAGAGTGACCAGCAATGGGACCGTCAAGTTAGCAGTGTGGATGCCAGGACCTACTCCGTGGCACATTGGTACCTTGTTACCACAAACCTACCACTGATCACGCCGTACCTCACAGAGCGTGATGTGTGTCACATAGCTGACCTTCTACTCAACTCCATACTTCAAAAGACTCCAGACGACACCAAAGAGaggctgtctgtttctctcattTCCAAACATCTGCTTGAGAGCCTCATTCTTGTCGAGCTACCTGTTGTTTACTCTGCTGTGGTCAGATGTGTAACTCAACGGATTGTGGGGATTCTTAGTAGCAGCCGAGACACTGCCTCAGTCTGTCTGGTACTCAAGAAGCTGAGTGAGGTAAGCCGTTTAACAGCTGACGACAAACGGAGTGCGGCGCCTTGGTCAGACGGTGACGACAGTGAAGCACCTTCTGCTTTGAAGAGACTGGAGTCGATAGCTGAAGCCCTACTGAGCTCCAGTATGACTGAAGCATCCATAACACTATCTGAAATTCAAACTGATGACCTTTTAAGTTTACTTAAAGTCACTAGTTCTCTAAACCCAGATGGAATGTCCTCTGAAGACTTTTCTGGTCTCTTTCTGCTCTTATTCCTCATGGTCACAGACATGCAACTACATAATGATGTGAAGCCTGAGGTAACAATACAACTACTGAATCAGCTCTTCAGTCTCATGGGGTCACTTCTGGCAGGGAATAATTCCCATCACATTTTAAAAGTAGTGCATGGGAGTAGTGTTTTGGAGGGAGCTCTGACAGCTATGTTTTCGCATAGCAAGAAGGGTCTCTTTAAAACTGTGAACAGCTCACATTGGCTGATTTTCCTGAAAACCTTCCAGGATTTCATTAAGTCTCTGATCTCCTTGATAATCTACAGAAAGAGCAGTGTCTGCCTCAATCTGGAGAAATTCACCACCTATTTGGTCAATAGTGAAGTGACCATCATGGCTTTGTCTGCTGTCCAGGGAAACACTGAAACAGCGAGCCTGTTTTCTATCCAACTCCTGCTTGCCTCTATGAACATGCTGTGCCAGGCCATGAGCTCCGGTCTAGGAAAATCCAAAAAGCTTGATGAGACCCTGAGCCAATTGCTGGGACGGACCACAGCTGTCATGGGCCCTGCCATCCAGGCCAGCCTGAGGGCTCAGTTAGGCAGCCTACTGGGCCAGGCCTTCACTGTGGACGTGGTGACCGTGATGGTGAGAAGCGAGCTAGCATGCGCTTACCCTCAGAACGAGCCAGGCCTCCCACAGGCCAGTCTACGCCACATGGTCCTCTACAGGACCTTCAGTCAGCAGATCCTCAGAGAGCTGTGCCCATCCCAGCGTCCCATGGACTTCCTGCTCTCATCACTCCACTTCCTGTCAGTTTACTATTCCGCTGCAAAGATGACCAAATCATCAGATCTGGAGGAGCTGTTTGTGGCAATTTTGCAAAATGTCCACAAACTCCTTGCAg CACCATGGTTGTCTGTATTGGAGATGAGGGTACTGGAGGACCCAGTGAAGGAACTGCTGGACCAGTTGCTTGTTCATAGTACACCTGAACAGTTCCACCTGCTTCTGCTGCTGCTCAGAGAAGGACTGGATACCTCCAAATTCAGGAGTGGCCGCTATAGG GAAGTACTTTCAACTGTGACGATCGCAAAGTTGCTTTCCGGCTGCCTGCTTCCAGAAGCCTGCTCGAAGTTGTTCTGGCTCATTGCACCCGAGATCATATCTGCCTTGGTT TTTCTAGTGAAAGACAGTGGCAAGGAGACAGCACTGACGGCTGCCCTGACTGTGCCTGTGCTGCACACTCTGACTGCCCTGCTTCGTCAGGGGGAGGGGAGAATTTCCAACCCCCACCACGTGACCATGGTGCTGGGAGCCCTGCAGTTTGTCCCCCTTGAACACCTGAACCTGGAGGTCTACCATAATACCTTTGAGGCTGTCCACGAGGCTCTCTTCGCTGTCATCCAGTGTCACCCGCAG
- the urb2 gene encoding unhealthy ribosome biogenesis protein 2 homolog isoform X2: protein MAAIYSGIHLKLKSPKTSWVDKLKLARFAWISTQCLLPNKEQVLFDWTTHALTGFYSKKVELPQEVVEGLWTYLDDILHSKKLHSVFIQGKTVSLRLAVAQLIIERIHEFASGTSTASFSTLLSCCQGILSSPVLSVTFTTKYELLVDLLAKLCALACSKLSQPQSTDPLTPQVFEVLLLTLSSYVTVQRQQANSQRVFSQVTTHLLQYLLFLRHSLTTRAWIAEDDPRVRQHLSRDIRSKVDIILQSALFSSDHLQSYKEELLSKDEPGKKKGLSGKGLPSPVNSILTKLCAQGYCDNALHYAVKSSSLSLLFKFALDAYCKGENKVLCFHLLTQLITALDFTDEVNLKDTFDGENWSLALLALENLLNLCLTGDIYNVAADRIKHGEVQLTFYRKVVRLLFDNSQTSISAWYRCLKALLSLNHLIIEPDLDELLSAGWIDSECTDHRVRKAREALISSVLQVYAKLRQLPRLFEELLAVICRPAADELRLPVLPEAVHMTLSACLLDNPASQSLEICSLILQNISHILPDLDGNVDMSLKLFSLSVLLHSVLFSLKTLDSRTPIPVVRQTQALMEKMLHVVTPVLQLAQGQAPDNPGCHRVQDAGLLLKYTWVEVDTLFQIHCTKYTSGMVPASTNILDDIRCLLSGVIAKDGDQVSTIGHEYCSPMTHYLQKLLILQQMRKVLLSNELLAQTSVADVLGEAAQFIVGREGLPLYQQSDQQWDRQVSSVDARTYSVAHWYLVTTNLPLITPYLTERDVCHIADLLLNSILQKTPDDTKERLSVSLISKHLLESLILVELPVVYSAVVRCVTQRIVGILSSSRDTASVCLVLKKLSEVSRLTADDKRSAAPWSDGDDSEAPSALKRLESIAEALLSSSMTEASITLSEIQTDDLLSLLKVTSSLNPDGMSSEDFSGLFLLLFLMVTDMQLHNDVKPEVTIQLLNQLFSLMGSLLAGNNSHHILKVVHGSSVLEGALTAMFSHSKKGLFKTVNSSHWLIFLKTFQDFIKSLISLIIYRKSSVCLNLEKFTTYLVNSEVTIMALSAVQGNTETASLFSIQLLLASMNMLCQAMSSGLGKSKKLDETLSQLLGRTTAVMGPAIQASLRAQLGSLLGQAFTVDVVTVMVRSELACAYPQNEPGLPQASLRHMVLYRTFSQQILRELCPSQRPMDFLLSSLHFLSVYYSAAKMTKSSDLEELFVAILQNVHKLLAAPWLSVLEMRVLEDPVKELLDQLLVHSTPEQFHLLLLLLREGLDTSKFRSGRYREVLSTVTIAKLLSGCLLPEACSKLFWLIAPEIISALVFLVKDSGKETALTAALTVPVLHTLTALLRQGEGRISNPHHVTMVLGALQFVPLEHLNLEVYHNTFEAVHEALFAVIQCHPQFGD, encoded by the exons ATGGCTGCTATATACTCGGGTATTCACTTGAAACTCAAAAGCCCCAAGACCTCCTGGGTGGACAAACTTAAGCTTGCACGTTTTGCATGGATTTCAACACAGTGCTTACTACCTAACAAGGAACAG GTACTCTTTGATTGGACAACTCATGCACTGACAGGCTTTTATAGTAAGAAAGTGGAGTTGCCCCAAGAAGTTGTGGAAGGTTTGTGGACTTACCTTGATGATATTTTGCACAGCAAAAAACTACACAGTGTGTTTATCCAAGGAAAAACTGTCAGCCTTCGTTTGGCAGTTGCGCAA CTTATAATTGAAAGGATTCATGAATTTGCCTCCGGGACCTCCACAGCATCTTTCTCTACCTTGCTGAGTTGCTGTCAAGGCATCCTGTCCTCCCCAGTCCTCTCAGTCACATTCACCACTAAGTACGAGCTGCTGGTGGATCTGCTGGCCAAGCTATGTGCCCTGGCATGCTCCAAGCTCAGTCAGCCACAAAGCACAGACCCCTTGACACCCCAGGTCTTTGAGGTCCTCCTCCTTACCCTGAGCAGTTATGTCACAGTACAGAGGCAGCAGGCCAATTCCCAACGTGTGTTTTCCCAAGTCACCACTCACCTCCTCCAGTATCTCCTCTTTCTGAGACACTCACTGACCACCAGGGCATGGATCGCTGAGGATGACCCCCGTGTCCGCCAACACCTGAGCAGGGACATTCGTAGTAAAGTTGACATCATCTTGCAGTCAGCTCTGTTCTCATCAGATCACCTCCAGTCCTATAAGGAGGAGCTCCTCTCCAAGGATGAACCGGGGAAAAAGAAAGGGCTGTCAGGAAAAGGCCTCCCTTCTCCAGTCAACTCGATACTCACAAAGCTCTGTGCACAAGGGTATTGTGACAATGCTCTCCACTATGCAGTCAAGTCAAGCTCCCTCTCGCTGCTCTTCAAGTTTGCTTTGGACGCCTACTGTAAAGGAGAAAATAAAGTGCTCTGCTTTCACCTGTTGACACAGTTAATAACTGCCTTagatttcacagatgaggttaATCTCAAAGACACGTTTGATGGTGAAAACTGGAGCTTAGCTCTGCTGGCTTTGGAGAACCTCTTGAATTTATGCTTGACGGGAGACATTTACAATGTGGCGGCCGACAGAATAAAGCATGGGGAGGTTCAGTTGACTTTCTACAGGAAGGTGGTGCGGCTGTTGTTTGACAATAGCCAAACCAGCATATCCGCATGGTACCGGTGTCTAAAAGCTTTGCTCAGTCTGAACCATCTGATCATTGAGCCAGACCTGGACGAGCTGCTGTCAGCAGGGTGGATCGACTCTGAGTGCACAGACCATCGTGTAAGAAAGGCACGTGAGGCCCTCatctcctctgttctccaggTTTACGCCAAGCTGAGACAGCTCCCCAGGCTCTTCGAGGAACTCCTGGCTGTCATTTGCCGCCCAGCAGCGGATGAGCTCCGACTGCCCGTACTTCCAGAGGCGGTGCACATGACGCTCAGTGCATGCCTGCTAGACAACCCTGCCAGCCAGAGTCTGGAAATATGCAGCCTCATTTTACAGAACATAAGCCATATACTCCCGGATCTGGATGGGAATGTGGACATGTCCCTGAAGCTGTTCTCTTTAAGTGTGCTCTTACACTCTGTGTTGTTCAGCCTGAAGACTTTGGACAGCAGAACGCCGATACCTGTTGTGAGACAAACCCAGGCTTTGATGGAAAAGATGCTGCACGTTGTGACGCCAGTGCTGCAGCTGGCTCAAGGTCAGGCCCCAGACAACCCCGGGTGTCATAGAGTCCAAGATGCAGGCCTCCTGCTGAAGTACACTTGGGTGGAGGTGGACACCCTCTTTCAGATTCACTGTACTAAATACACATCTGGAATGGTCCCGGCTAGCACCAACATACTAGATGACATACGCTGTCTCCTTTCTGGGGTGATAGCGAAAGATGGAGATCAGGTTTCTACTATTGGCCACGAGTACTGTAGCCCCATGACCCACTATCTGCAAAAACTGCTTATTCTCCAACAAATGAGGAAAGTTCTCCTAAGCAATGAGCTCTTGGCACAGACTAGCGTTGCAGATGTCCTCGGGGAAGCAGCCCAGTTCATTGTGGGGAGGGAAGGGCTTCCACTGTACCAACAGAGTGACCAGCAATGGGACCGTCAAGTTAGCAGTGTGGATGCCAGGACCTACTCCGTGGCACATTGGTACCTTGTTACCACAAACCTACCACTGATCACGCCGTACCTCACAGAGCGTGATGTGTGTCACATAGCTGACCTTCTACTCAACTCCATACTTCAAAAGACTCCAGACGACACCAAAGAGaggctgtctgtttctctcattTCCAAACATCTGCTTGAGAGCCTCATTCTTGTCGAGCTACCTGTTGTTTACTCTGCTGTGGTCAGATGTGTAACTCAACGGATTGTGGGGATTCTTAGTAGCAGCCGAGACACTGCCTCAGTCTGTCTGGTACTCAAGAAGCTGAGTGAGGTAAGCCGTTTAACAGCTGACGACAAACGGAGTGCGGCGCCTTGGTCAGACGGTGACGACAGTGAAGCACCTTCTGCTTTGAAGAGACTGGAGTCGATAGCTGAAGCCCTACTGAGCTCCAGTATGACTGAAGCATCCATAACACTATCTGAAATTCAAACTGATGACCTTTTAAGTTTACTTAAAGTCACTAGTTCTCTAAACCCAGATGGAATGTCCTCTGAAGACTTTTCTGGTCTCTTTCTGCTCTTATTCCTCATGGTCACAGACATGCAACTACATAATGATGTGAAGCCTGAGGTAACAATACAACTACTGAATCAGCTCTTCAGTCTCATGGGGTCACTTCTGGCAGGGAATAATTCCCATCACATTTTAAAAGTAGTGCATGGGAGTAGTGTTTTGGAGGGAGCTCTGACAGCTATGTTTTCGCATAGCAAGAAGGGTCTCTTTAAAACTGTGAACAGCTCACATTGGCTGATTTTCCTGAAAACCTTCCAGGATTTCATTAAGTCTCTGATCTCCTTGATAATCTACAGAAAGAGCAGTGTCTGCCTCAATCTGGAGAAATTCACCACCTATTTGGTCAATAGTGAAGTGACCATCATGGCTTTGTCTGCTGTCCAGGGAAACACTGAAACAGCGAGCCTGTTTTCTATCCAACTCCTGCTTGCCTCTATGAACATGCTGTGCCAGGCCATGAGCTCCGGTCTAGGAAAATCCAAAAAGCTTGATGAGACCCTGAGCCAATTGCTGGGACGGACCACAGCTGTCATGGGCCCTGCCATCCAGGCCAGCCTGAGGGCTCAGTTAGGCAGCCTACTGGGCCAGGCCTTCACTGTGGACGTGGTGACCGTGATGGTGAGAAGCGAGCTAGCATGCGCTTACCCTCAGAACGAGCCAGGCCTCCCACAGGCCAGTCTACGCCACATGGTCCTCTACAGGACCTTCAGTCAGCAGATCCTCAGAGAGCTGTGCCCATCCCAGCGTCCCATGGACTTCCTGCTCTCATCACTCCACTTCCTGTCAGTTTACTATTCCGCTGCAAAGATGACCAAATCATCAGATCTGGAGGAGCTGTTTGTGGCAATTTTGCAAAATGTCCACAAACTCCTTGCAg CACCATGGTTGTCTGTATTGGAGATGAGGGTACTGGAGGACCCAGTGAAGGAACTGCTGGACCAGTTGCTTGTTCATAGTACACCTGAACAGTTCCACCTGCTTCTGCTGCTGCTCAGAGAAGGACTGGATACCTCCAAATTCAGGAGTGGCCGCTATAGG GAAGTACTTTCAACTGTGACGATCGCAAAGTTGCTTTCCGGCTGCCTGCTTCCAGAAGCCTGCTCGAAGTTGTTCTGGCTCATTGCACCCGAGATCATATCTGCCTTGGTT TTTCTAGTGAAAGACAGTGGCAAGGAGACAGCACTGACGGCTGCCCTGACTGTGCCTGTGCTGCACACTCTGACTGCCCTGCTTCGTCAGGGGGAGGGGAGAATTTCCAACCCCCACCACGTGACCATGGTGCTGGGAGCCCTGCAGTTTGTCCCCCTTGAACACCTGAACCTGGAGGTCTACCATAATACCTTTGAGGCTGTCCACGAGGCTCTCTTCGCTGTCATCCAGTGTCACCCGCAG